In Ciconia boyciana chromosome 3, ASM3463844v1, whole genome shotgun sequence, a genomic segment contains:
- the LOC140648969 gene encoding ostricacin-2-like: MRILYLLFPFFLLLVQGAAGSSRGPQNKAECLREKGYCGFLKCSFPFVIRGKCSRFFFCCKP, from the exons ATGCGGATCCTGTacctgctcttccccttcttcctcctgttggtccagggtgctgcag GATCCTCCCGGGGTCCACAAAATAAGGCAGAATGTCTGCGAGAAAAAGGCTACTGTGGATTTCTGAAGTGCTCTTTCCCCTTTGTCATCCGTGGAAAATGTTCAAGGTTCTTCTTTTGCTGCAAACCGTAA
- the LOC140648972 gene encoding gallinacin-3-like, translated as MRILYLLFPFFLLLVQGASSMALRSAKQCRQLGGFCMLGICPFGFKFVGFCSTFMHCCKT; from the exons ATGCGGATCCTGTacctgctcttccccttcttcctcctgttggtccagggtgct TCTTCCATGGCACTACGAAGCGCAAAGCAATGCAGACAACTAGGGGGATTCTGCATGTTGGGGATCTGCCCTTTTGGCTTTAAATTTGTGGGATTTTGTTCAACGTTCATGCACTGCTGCAAAACGTAA
- the LOC140650099 gene encoding gallinacin-14-like, producing the protein MSTKATKILFLLLLLLPAVSQAAAVSDTVTCRKTKGKCSFLMCPLFKRPTGTCYNGLAKCCRSLW; encoded by the exons ATGTCAACCAAAGCCACAAAGATACTCTTcctgcttcttcttcttctcccgGCGGtgtcccaggctgctgcag TGTCAGACACTGTGACGTGTCGGAAGACCAAGGGCAAGTGTTCGTTCCTGATGTGTCCCTTGTTTAAGAGACCCACCGGTACCTGCTACAACGGACTGGCAAAGTGCTGCAGGTCCTTGTGGTGA
- the XKR5 gene encoding XK-related protein 5 isoform X1, with translation MRGAFPGLCLALLAAERGARLCAIIHYLVRGQLGWFGLTVACLVPGYAAQLLSILWFRADGRPRSCWLLVLHLLQLGLWKRYWDVLRMAAKAGGSAHAGEVLMQHGDVCVLRLLEALLQTLPHLLLQAYVVVAVDPAGFVPGVSAGLSLLSLAWALVSYSRFACLLKPGHLCPPAAAILCLLLWRTGMLGTRVLALVLFARLYSCWVFAVAGKTRDHLPHVPSPCQPQGYSWCWSALQPPPGTALPFQSLPLAGVHWLLMAFWLVAQQTDIVAQPCRWRLFNCLVGAVYIFCYVNVRPGPSKHRVAVFYAIMLMENTLLLLLATRFLQAELRNSLCVTGAVMSGSVIGAAALVVYYSLLHPKSTEIWQGFLETTCSAAAADDDDEVAGDGSQAGQSLGISGDGESLAGEGTTADPKNGNSSSLLQFRGCLEDSWTNHHHWLLVKLALKTGDMSIINAAFGDGGMGEVYPGGWMMGKPAGVEPGAHVSLSTREIGPQGVDSGLTDENLLAVGNGGGGKPSAGAARTAWEDGAGQEPGFHPAVSFPSSFSADPAEGSSVYFSVSTGGIASPGTGTATATCVALVQRSSEAQPPPGCLGGGGRGDLSPEMASISPILGACAHKHLRTSSSLSSTGGCGVAGPRKEGSEPMGPEGALMGWHRLWDTHPCGTQGTVVRSKLRPPCFTSTPKTDPRCPQRGLGELGEGTDLSGLLE, from the exons ATGCGCGGGGCCTTCCCGGGGCTCTGCTTGGCGCTGCTGGCGGCGGAGCGCGGAGCGC GGCTCTGCGCCATCATCCACTACCTTGTCCGTGGGCAGCTGGGCTGGTTCGGGCTGACCGTCGCCTGCCTGGTGCCCGGCTACGCGGCTCAGCTCCTCAGCATCCTCTGGTTCAGGGCGGATGGCCGCCCACgcagctgctggctcctggtGCTCCACCTCCTGCAGTTGGGCCTCTGGAAGCG GTACTGGGATGTTTTGCGGATGGCGGCAAAGGCGGGCGGCAGCGCCCATGCCGGGGAGGTGCTGATGCAGCACGGGGACGTGTGTGTGCTGCGGCTGCTGGAAGCCCTGCTGCAGACCCTGCCtcacctgctgctgcaggcctACGTCGTCGTGGCAGTCGACCCAGCAGGCTTCGTTCCCG GTGTCAGCGcagggctgtccctgctctCCCTCGCTTGGGCTTTGGTCTCCTACAGCCGCTTTGCCTGCCTGCTGAAACCCGGTCACCTCTGCCCGCCGGCCGCGGCcatcctctgcctgctgctctggagGACGGGGATGCTGGGAACCAGGGTCCTGGCCCTGGTGCTCTTTGCCAGGCTGTATTCCTGCTGGGTTTTTGCTGTGGCAGGTAAGACCCGTGATCATCTTCCTCATGTCCCATCCCCCTGTCAGCCACAGGGATACTCCTGGTGCTGGAGcgctctgcagcctcccccaGGAACGGCTTTGCCCTTTCAGTCCCTTCCCCTTGCAGGTGTCCACTGGTTGCTCATGGCCTTCTGGCTGGTGGCCCAGCAGACGGACATCGTGGCCCAGCCCTGCCGCTGGAGGCTGTTCAATTGCCTGGTGGGAGCTGTGTACATCTTCTGCTACGTTAATGTCCGGCCCGGTCCCTCCAAGCACAGGGTGGCCGTCTTTTATGCA ataATGCTGATGGAAAAcaccctcctgctgctgctggccaccCGGttcctgcaggcagagctgaggaACAGCCTGTGCGTGACCGGGGCCGTCATGTCAGGGTCTGTAATAG gTGCCGCAGCTCTGGTGGTTTATTACAGCCTGCTCCATCCCAAGTCCACAGAGATCTGGCAGGGCTTCCTGGAGACaacctgcagtgctgcagctgccgatgatgatgatgaggtTGCTGGAGATGGCTCCCAAGCAGGGCAGAGTTTGGGAATTTCAGGAGACGGAGAGTCCTTGGCGGGGGAAGGGACCACGGCAGATCCCAAAAATGGGAACAGCTCATCGCTCCTGCAATTCAGAGGGTGTTTGGAGGACAGCTGGACAAACCATCACCACTGGCTGCTGGTAAAGCTGGCCTTGAAGACAGGAGATATGTCCATCATCAACGCAGCTTTTGGAGATGGTGGCATGGGAGAGGTTTACCCTGGAGGATGGATGATGGGGAAACCTGCCGGTGTTGAGCCTGGGGCACACGTTTCCCTCTCCACGAGGGAAATCGGTCCTCAGGGTGTTGACTCTGGTCTGACTGATGAGAACTTGCTGGCGGTGGGGAATGGAGGAGGTGGCAAACCCAGTGCTGGCGCTGCGAGAACGGCATGGGAGgatggagcagggcaggagcctggTTTTCACCCGGCCGTATCCTTTCCCAGCAGCTTCTCCGCGGATCCGGCCGAGGGCTCCTCCGTGTATTTCAGCGTAAGCACGGGAGGCATCGCCTCACCCGGCACGGGGACAGCCACAGCTACGTGCGTGGCCCTGGTGCAAAGGAGCAGCGAAGCTCAGCCTCCTCCAggctgcctgggaggaggaggaagaggggattTATCCCCTGAGATGGCGAGCATCAGCCCAATCCTGGGCGCTTGTGCCCACAAGCATCTGCGGACCAGCTCTTCCCTCAGCAGCACAGGCGGCTGTGGGGTGGCAGGTCCCCGCAAAGAGGGCTCGGAGCCCATGGGGCCGGAGGGTGCCCTCATGGGGTGGCATCGCCTTTGGGACACCCACCCTTGTGGCACACAGGGGACTGTCGTGAGGAGCAAGCTGAGGCCACCGTGCTTCACCTCCACTCCCAAGACCGACCCTAGATGCCCACAGCGAGgactgggggagctgggagaggggacagaCCTGTCTGGGTTGCTGGAGTGA
- the XKR5 gene encoding XK-related protein 5 isoform X2 gives MRGAFPGLCLALLAAERGARLCAIIHYLVRGQLGWFGLTVACLVPGYAAQLLSILWFRADGRPRSCWLLVLHLLQLGLWKRYWDVLRMAAKAGGSAHAGEVLMQHGDVCVLRLLEALLQTLPHLLLQAYVVVAVDPAGFVPGVSAGLSLLSLAWALVSYSRFACLLKPGHLCPPAAAILCLLLWRTGMLGTRVLALVLFARLYSCWVFAVAGVHWLLMAFWLVAQQTDIVAQPCRWRLFNCLVGAVYIFCYVNVRPGPSKHRVAVFYAIMLMENTLLLLLATRFLQAELRNSLCVTGAVMSGSVIGAAALVVYYSLLHPKSTEIWQGFLETTCSAAAADDDDEVAGDGSQAGQSLGISGDGESLAGEGTTADPKNGNSSSLLQFRGCLEDSWTNHHHWLLVKLALKTGDMSIINAAFGDGGMGEVYPGGWMMGKPAGVEPGAHVSLSTREIGPQGVDSGLTDENLLAVGNGGGGKPSAGAARTAWEDGAGQEPGFHPAVSFPSSFSADPAEGSSVYFSVSTGGIASPGTGTATATCVALVQRSSEAQPPPGCLGGGGRGDLSPEMASISPILGACAHKHLRTSSSLSSTGGCGVAGPRKEGSEPMGPEGALMGWHRLWDTHPCGTQGTVVRSKLRPPCFTSTPKTDPRCPQRGLGELGEGTDLSGLLE, from the exons ATGCGCGGGGCCTTCCCGGGGCTCTGCTTGGCGCTGCTGGCGGCGGAGCGCGGAGCGC GGCTCTGCGCCATCATCCACTACCTTGTCCGTGGGCAGCTGGGCTGGTTCGGGCTGACCGTCGCCTGCCTGGTGCCCGGCTACGCGGCTCAGCTCCTCAGCATCCTCTGGTTCAGGGCGGATGGCCGCCCACgcagctgctggctcctggtGCTCCACCTCCTGCAGTTGGGCCTCTGGAAGCG GTACTGGGATGTTTTGCGGATGGCGGCAAAGGCGGGCGGCAGCGCCCATGCCGGGGAGGTGCTGATGCAGCACGGGGACGTGTGTGTGCTGCGGCTGCTGGAAGCCCTGCTGCAGACCCTGCCtcacctgctgctgcaggcctACGTCGTCGTGGCAGTCGACCCAGCAGGCTTCGTTCCCG GTGTCAGCGcagggctgtccctgctctCCCTCGCTTGGGCTTTGGTCTCCTACAGCCGCTTTGCCTGCCTGCTGAAACCCGGTCACCTCTGCCCGCCGGCCGCGGCcatcctctgcctgctgctctggagGACGGGGATGCTGGGAACCAGGGTCCTGGCCCTGGTGCTCTTTGCCAGGCTGTATTCCTGCTGGGTTTTTGCTGTGGCAG GTGTCCACTGGTTGCTCATGGCCTTCTGGCTGGTGGCCCAGCAGACGGACATCGTGGCCCAGCCCTGCCGCTGGAGGCTGTTCAATTGCCTGGTGGGAGCTGTGTACATCTTCTGCTACGTTAATGTCCGGCCCGGTCCCTCCAAGCACAGGGTGGCCGTCTTTTATGCA ataATGCTGATGGAAAAcaccctcctgctgctgctggccaccCGGttcctgcaggcagagctgaggaACAGCCTGTGCGTGACCGGGGCCGTCATGTCAGGGTCTGTAATAG gTGCCGCAGCTCTGGTGGTTTATTACAGCCTGCTCCATCCCAAGTCCACAGAGATCTGGCAGGGCTTCCTGGAGACaacctgcagtgctgcagctgccgatgatgatgatgaggtTGCTGGAGATGGCTCCCAAGCAGGGCAGAGTTTGGGAATTTCAGGAGACGGAGAGTCCTTGGCGGGGGAAGGGACCACGGCAGATCCCAAAAATGGGAACAGCTCATCGCTCCTGCAATTCAGAGGGTGTTTGGAGGACAGCTGGACAAACCATCACCACTGGCTGCTGGTAAAGCTGGCCTTGAAGACAGGAGATATGTCCATCATCAACGCAGCTTTTGGAGATGGTGGCATGGGAGAGGTTTACCCTGGAGGATGGATGATGGGGAAACCTGCCGGTGTTGAGCCTGGGGCACACGTTTCCCTCTCCACGAGGGAAATCGGTCCTCAGGGTGTTGACTCTGGTCTGACTGATGAGAACTTGCTGGCGGTGGGGAATGGAGGAGGTGGCAAACCCAGTGCTGGCGCTGCGAGAACGGCATGGGAGgatggagcagggcaggagcctggTTTTCACCCGGCCGTATCCTTTCCCAGCAGCTTCTCCGCGGATCCGGCCGAGGGCTCCTCCGTGTATTTCAGCGTAAGCACGGGAGGCATCGCCTCACCCGGCACGGGGACAGCCACAGCTACGTGCGTGGCCCTGGTGCAAAGGAGCAGCGAAGCTCAGCCTCCTCCAggctgcctgggaggaggaggaagaggggattTATCCCCTGAGATGGCGAGCATCAGCCCAATCCTGGGCGCTTGTGCCCACAAGCATCTGCGGACCAGCTCTTCCCTCAGCAGCACAGGCGGCTGTGGGGTGGCAGGTCCCCGCAAAGAGGGCTCGGAGCCCATGGGGCCGGAGGGTGCCCTCATGGGGTGGCATCGCCTTTGGGACACCCACCCTTGTGGCACACAGGGGACTGTCGTGAGGAGCAAGCTGAGGCCACCGTGCTTCACCTCCACTCCCAAGACCGACCCTAGATGCCCACAGCGAGgactgggggagctgggagaggggacagaCCTGTCTGGGTTGCTGGAGTGA